The Pontibacter pudoricolor genome contains a region encoding:
- a CDS encoding peptidylprolyl isomerase has translation MKTAEIHTGKGVMKVEFYEKDAPKTVENFIKLAKDGFYDGLTFHRVIPDFVIQGGCPNSREGAKGVPGTGGPGYKIDCELNGENQYHDRGVLSMAHAGRNTGGSQFFICHSRKNTAHLDRNHTCFGKVVEGDEVIDQIKANDKIEKIVVTEE, from the coding sequence ATGAAAACCGCAGAAATACATACTGGCAAAGGCGTAATGAAAGTAGAGTTCTACGAAAAAGACGCTCCTAAAACAGTTGAAAACTTTATAAAACTGGCAAAAGACGGCTTTTACGATGGCCTGACATTTCACCGTGTTATTCCTGATTTCGTGATACAGGGTGGTTGCCCTAACTCGCGCGAAGGTGCCAAAGGCGTACCTGGTACAGGTGGCCCTGGTTATAAAATTGACTGTGAGCTAAACGGCGAGAACCAGTACCACGACCGTGGAGTGCTGAGCATGGCACATGCAGGCCGTAACACGGGTGGCTCTCAGTTCTTTATCTGCCACAGCCGCAAAAACACGGCGCACTTAGACCGTAACCATACCTGCTTTGGTAAAGTGGTTGAAGGCGATGAGGTGATAGACCAGATAAAGGCCAACGATAAGATCGAAAAGATTGTAGTGACCGAAGAATAA
- a CDS encoding fasciclin domain-containing protein: MILLPDLLKTNIMRTIVTAIYTLSLLLSTFIFGCDPGNQTGSETTNTSVAASQQAFPEHNEHSALTDAEKDKLKSITQFVDSDSNLSSFSKAFKSSGLSKSLNSTGPYTFFIPTNEAFRALHTDTLKNLLKPENKQRLARLLNNHIVAGKLDSETLQHGSRINTMGKEELEVLKQANSIVINGAEVQRADIQSSNGVIHVIDKVLLSDPNKKL, encoded by the coding sequence ATGATCCTGTTACCGGATCTTTTGAAAACAAACATTATGAGAACTATAGTTACCGCTATCTATACCCTTAGCTTATTATTAAGTACGTTTATTTTTGGCTGCGACCCTGGTAACCAGACCGGCAGCGAAACCACCAATACCAGCGTAGCAGCATCTCAGCAAGCGTTTCCGGAACATAACGAACATAGCGCCTTGACCGATGCTGAAAAGGATAAACTGAAAAGTATTACCCAGTTTGTTGATTCAGACTCAAATCTCTCTTCCTTTTCGAAAGCATTTAAAAGCTCAGGGCTCAGTAAGTCGCTTAACAGTACAGGGCCTTACACTTTTTTTATACCAACCAACGAAGCCTTCCGGGCACTGCACACCGATACCTTGAAAAACCTGCTGAAACCAGAAAACAAGCAACGGCTTGCCAGGCTTTTAAATAACCATATTGTAGCCGGTAAACTGGATTCGGAAACCCTGCAACATGGCTCACGCATAAACACAATGGGTAAAGAAGAACTGGAAGTACTAAAGCAAGCTAACAGTATCGTAATTAACGGAGCCGAAGTGCAGCGGGCAGATATACAAAGCAGCAACGGCGTAATTCACGTGATCGATAAAGTGCTGCTATCAGACCCAAACAAGAAACTATAG
- a CDS encoding GldL-related protein: MNHNYFLSTLFILSFCLGLVGALFKIMHWPGSDSILLSAIGIWIVFILLALQEIISSTNINKSEKIMWAFGMLLMSGIVGVVYMLVGRRRITGNF, encoded by the coding sequence ATGAACCACAATTATTTTTTAAGCACACTTTTTATACTCTCCTTCTGCCTGGGCCTGGTGGGTGCACTCTTTAAAATAATGCATTGGCCGGGGTCCGATTCCATTCTTCTTTCCGCCATCGGCATCTGGATCGTATTTATCCTGCTTGCGCTACAGGAGATCATCAGCTCTACCAACATTAACAAGTCAGAGAAAATAATGTGGGCCTTCGGGATGCTGCTGATGAGCGGTATAGTTGGCGTTGTATACATGCTTGTAGGCCGCCGACGCATTACCGGTAACTTTTAA
- a CDS encoding class I SAM-dependent methyltransferase has protein sequence MPDNYLQVNRELWNTRTLTHIHSEFYDVASFKAGRNSLNDIELALLGDVAGKKILHLQCHFGQDTLSLARMGAIVTGVDLSEVAIEKARELATELNLDARFICCNVLELDKYLDEQFDIIFCSYGVIGWHPDMNAFATIVSKFLKPGGTYYLIEFHPFIWMYDNNQENILYSYFNDGPIVELEEGTYADKDAPIKNNSYTWNHPLSDVIGSLLKNGLELTDFQEYNYSPYNIFKDMAQDGNRYRLKAGKLPLVYAIEAIKK, from the coding sequence ATGCCTGATAATTACCTACAAGTAAACCGTGAGCTCTGGAATACCCGGACCCTAACGCACATACATTCAGAATTTTACGATGTAGCCTCTTTTAAAGCCGGCCGTAACTCGCTGAACGACATAGAACTGGCACTGCTCGGCGATGTAGCTGGCAAAAAGATACTGCACCTGCAATGCCACTTCGGGCAGGACACCTTGTCGCTGGCACGAATGGGCGCTATAGTTACGGGTGTGGATCTGTCGGAAGTAGCGATTGAGAAGGCAAGAGAGTTGGCTACGGAGCTTAACCTGGATGCCCGCTTTATCTGCTGTAATGTGCTGGAACTGGATAAGTACCTGGACGAGCAGTTCGATATCATTTTCTGCTCTTATGGCGTTATCGGCTGGCACCCCGACATGAACGCCTTTGCAACTATAGTCAGCAAGTTTCTGAAGCCCGGCGGCACCTATTACCTGATAGAGTTTCACCCTTTTATCTGGATGTATGATAACAACCAGGAAAATATCCTGTACTCGTACTTTAACGATGGACCTATAGTTGAGCTGGAAGAAGGAACTTATGCCGATAAGGATGCACCCATCAAAAACAACTCCTATACCTGGAACCACCCACTCAGCGATGTAATTGGCTCGTTGTTAAAGAATGGCCTTGAACTCACAGATTTCCAGGAATACAATTACTCGCCTTACAACATTTTTAAAGATATGGCGCAGGATGGCAACAGGTACCGACTGAAGGCCGGAAAGTTGCCTCTTGTTTATGCGATAGAAGCAATAAAGAAATAA
- a CDS encoding ClpXP adapter SpxH family protein, whose amino-acid sequence METKPMMHCNMETGICEIPGTQATTEDTNIAAAKQPIKLLYFTDPICSSCWGIDPQLKKLALEYGPYFEIEYRMGGLLPSWEAYGGRDVNGPASVAQHWEEAGAHYEMPIDGDLWLEDPLPSSYPPSIAFKAAQLQGEEKAAKFLRRIKEMIFLEKKNIARWDNLALAAEQTGLDAAQLKSDFEGKAVELFQQDLTLARQLGVRGFPTIFVTDENDNRLLVYGSRPYEQYEQALLQLHPEAKKQVYETGYTSLFANYSTLTTKEFAVLSGMKTSEAEEYLKELHAEGRIGKYASKNGALWMKQ is encoded by the coding sequence ATGGAGACGAAACCAATGATGCATTGCAATATGGAAACCGGAATATGCGAAATTCCGGGAACACAGGCAACTACAGAAGATACCAATATTGCAGCCGCTAAGCAACCAATTAAACTATTATACTTCACCGACCCGATCTGCTCTTCGTGCTGGGGTATTGATCCGCAACTGAAGAAGCTGGCGCTGGAGTACGGACCATACTTTGAAATAGAGTACCGCATGGGCGGTCTGCTGCCAAGTTGGGAAGCCTACGGCGGCCGCGACGTGAACGGACCTGCCAGCGTAGCCCAGCACTGGGAAGAAGCCGGCGCTCATTACGAAATGCCCATAGATGGAGATCTTTGGCTGGAAGATCCGCTGCCATCTTCTTACCCGCCATCTATAGCCTTTAAAGCTGCCCAGCTGCAAGGCGAAGAAAAAGCCGCGAAGTTCCTGAGAAGAATAAAGGAGATGATCTTTCTGGAGAAGAAAAACATTGCCCGCTGGGACAACCTGGCACTTGCCGCAGAGCAAACCGGCCTGGATGCAGCGCAGTTAAAATCAGACTTCGAAGGCAAAGCAGTAGAGCTGTTCCAGCAGGACCTGACCCTGGCACGTCAGCTGGGTGTTAGGGGCTTCCCGACCATTTTTGTGACAGATGAGAATGATAACCGCCTGCTGGTCTATGGCTCAAGACCGTACGAGCAGTATGAGCAGGCATTGTTACAGCTGCATCCGGAGGCGAAAAAACAGGTTTATGAAACCGGCTACACGTCGCTCTTTGCCAACTATAGTACGCTTACCACCAAAGAGTTTGCGGTGCTATCAGGCATGAAAACAAGTGAGGCAGAAGAATATCTGAAGGAACTGCACGCAGAAGGCAGGATCGGAAAGTATGCTTCCAAGAACGGCGCTTTGTGGATGAAGCAGTAG
- a CDS encoding SDR family oxidoreductase: MKLDNANILITGGTLGIGHATADLLVKHGANVAITGRDEKRTHKAARSLGAFPIVADVADFGDVKHTFSSFLNEFGHLDALINNAGIGIYKPLDELTIADFEQVYRVNVFGAAMMAAMAARIFKKQNYGNIINIGSTAATKGGEGGSVYASSKAALRSMTQSWQAELRKHNVRVMLINPSEVTTAFGREDREERHAQPNKLRGQEIAWAIKSALEMDNRGFIPELAVWATNPF; encoded by the coding sequence ATGAAACTCGATAACGCTAATATTCTGATTACGGGTGGTACCTTAGGCATTGGTCATGCCACCGCCGATCTGTTGGTAAAACATGGAGCTAACGTGGCCATAACCGGCCGCGACGAAAAACGAACGCACAAAGCTGCCCGCTCGCTTGGTGCATTTCCTATAGTTGCCGATGTTGCTGATTTTGGCGATGTGAAGCATACTTTTTCTAGTTTCCTGAATGAGTTCGGCCACCTGGATGCCCTGATAAATAATGCCGGTATTGGAATATACAAACCACTGGATGAGCTGACGATAGCAGATTTTGAGCAGGTGTATCGGGTAAATGTTTTCGGGGCAGCGATGATGGCGGCAATGGCAGCGAGGATATTTAAGAAGCAGAACTATGGCAATATCATCAATATCGGGTCTACGGCGGCTACAAAAGGTGGCGAAGGCGGTTCGGTTTACGCATCATCAAAAGCAGCGCTGCGCAGCATGACCCAAAGCTGGCAGGCAGAGCTCCGGAAACATAATGTGCGCGTAATGCTGATCAATCCAAGTGAAGTAACTACCGCTTTTGGCAGAGAAGACCGCGAAGAGCGCCATGCACAGCCCAACAAACTACGCGGCCAGGAAATTGCCTGGGCTATAAAAAGCGCTTTGGAAATGGATAACCGGGGATTTATTCCGGAACTGGCCGTGTGGGCAACCAATCCGTTTTAA
- a CDS encoding peroxiredoxin, with protein sequence MAVLVGKKAPSFKAMAVENGEFVENFSLDQYIGKKHVIFFFYPMDFTFVCPTEIIAFQDRMEEFERKNVAVVGCSTDTHFSHFAWLSTPRAQGGIADVNYPLVADAAKTISQNYDVLAGHYEYNEDGEVEFVGEPVAYRGLFLIDKEGVVRHQVVNDLPLGRSIDEALRMVDALQYFEEKGEVCPANWSEGKEAMQATKEGVSNYLAKH encoded by the coding sequence ATGGCAGTATTAGTAGGTAAAAAAGCACCTTCGTTTAAAGCAATGGCCGTAGAGAATGGCGAGTTTGTAGAAAACTTCTCTCTTGACCAATATATTGGCAAAAAGCACGTGATCTTCTTCTTTTATCCAATGGACTTCACGTTTGTTTGCCCAACAGAGATCATTGCCTTCCAGGACAGAATGGAAGAATTTGAGCGCAAGAACGTAGCTGTAGTTGGTTGCTCAACTGATACACACTTCTCTCACTTTGCATGGTTAAGCACACCACGCGCCCAGGGCGGTATCGCAGATGTTAACTATCCGTTAGTAGCTGATGCAGCTAAAACTATTTCTCAGAACTACGACGTATTGGCTGGCCACTACGAGTACAACGAAGATGGTGAAGTAGAATTTGTTGGCGAGCCGGTTGCTTACCGCGGTCTGTTCCTGATCGACAAAGAAGGTGTAGTTCGTCACCAGGTAGTGAACGATCTTCCGCTTGGCCGCTCTATTGACGAGGCGCTGCGTATGGTAGATGCACTGCAGTATTTCGAAGAGAAAGGCGAAGTTTGCCCTGCAAACTGGTCTGAAGGCAAAGAAGCAATGCAGGCTACTAAAGAAGGTGTATCTAACTACCTTGCAAAGCACTAA
- a CDS encoding NAD(P)-dependent alcohol dehydrogenase — protein sequence MKAVIYERYGAPDVLTLQDIDKPVPKSDEVLIKVYATSVTAGDWRMRKADPFLTRLFNGLFKPKRVKILGFELAGVIEEVGKEVRTFKAGDAVFAFCGYKFGGYAEYRCLRETDVIALKPFNMTFEQAATVPLGSLTALSRLRKGKISEGQKVLIYGASGSVGTFAIQLAKYFGAEITAVCSTNNTELARSIGADKTVDYKKEDFTALEEKFDLIFDAVGKIKKSDSKKLLKPTGSFISVNGQTKPTQQDLILIKEIIEAGKLTSIIDRTYNLNEIQDAHRYVEQFRKKGNVSVRVAIDEG from the coding sequence ATGAAAGCAGTTATTTATGAGCGTTACGGAGCTCCGGATGTTCTGACATTACAGGATATTGATAAACCTGTACCCAAAAGCGATGAGGTTTTGATCAAGGTTTATGCAACCTCAGTTACTGCTGGTGACTGGCGAATGAGAAAAGCAGATCCTTTTTTAACCCGGTTATTCAATGGTTTATTCAAACCTAAAAGAGTAAAGATACTTGGTTTCGAATTGGCGGGCGTTATAGAGGAAGTAGGAAAAGAAGTTAGAACGTTCAAAGCAGGTGATGCCGTTTTTGCCTTTTGTGGGTACAAATTTGGTGGGTATGCAGAATACCGGTGTTTGCGCGAAACCGATGTAATTGCTTTAAAACCATTTAACATGACTTTTGAGCAGGCTGCAACTGTACCTTTGGGCTCTTTAACTGCCTTGTCGCGTTTGCGCAAAGGCAAGATTAGCGAAGGCCAGAAAGTATTGATCTATGGCGCTTCAGGAAGTGTTGGAACGTTTGCCATACAGTTAGCCAAATATTTTGGTGCTGAAATCACAGCGGTATGCAGTACAAATAATACCGAGTTGGCAAGGTCGATCGGAGCAGATAAAACAGTGGATTATAAAAAAGAGGACTTTACGGCTTTAGAGGAAAAATTTGATCTGATTTTTGATGCAGTAGGTAAAATAAAGAAGTCTGATTCTAAAAAATTATTGAAACCAACTGGCAGCTTTATTTCGGTTAACGGGCAGACAAAACCAACGCAACAGGATCTGATCCTGATCAAAGAGATAATTGAAGCCGGTAAATTAACTTCCATAATAGACCGAACTTATAATTTAAACGAAATACAAGACGCGCATCGGTATGTAGAACAATTCCGGAAAAAAGGGAATGTTTCAGTTAGAGTTGCTATAGATGAAGGATGA
- the rsgA gene encoding ribosome small subunit-dependent GTPase A, which translates to MKGVVVKSTGSWYLVRDAEGKLHRARLRGKFKIKGLKVSNPLAVGDRVEFDIETTGEDTAVIHKIEDRENYIIRQSTHKTAYSHIIAANLDQALLIVTLVSPRTSFGFIDRFLVTAEAYDIPTILVFNKTDLYDEEMRDYQRQISHMYQQIGYNSITVSAKSNEGIEEMNSLLHGKTTLLSGHSGVGKSTLINIIVPDLELKTSEISDFSDKGVHTTTFAEMFEVDKDTYIIDTPGIKELGIVDIPKNQLGHYFPEMRERMNQCRFNNCTHFNEPGCAIVEAVRHNEISLTRYESYLSILMGDDNRK; encoded by the coding sequence ATGAAAGGAGTTGTAGTTAAATCGACGGGGTCGTGGTATTTGGTACGCGATGCGGAAGGCAAGTTGCACCGTGCGCGCTTACGCGGCAAGTTCAAGATAAAAGGCTTGAAGGTGAGTAACCCGCTGGCCGTTGGCGACCGCGTAGAATTTGATATTGAAACGACCGGCGAGGATACTGCCGTGATCCACAAGATAGAAGACCGCGAAAACTACATTATCCGCCAGAGCACCCACAAAACAGCTTACTCGCATATCATTGCCGCTAACTTAGACCAGGCCCTGCTTATCGTTACGCTGGTTTCACCGCGCACATCCTTCGGTTTTATCGACCGCTTCCTGGTTACCGCCGAAGCATACGACATCCCGACGATACTTGTCTTTAACAAAACCGACCTTTACGACGAGGAGATGCGCGATTACCAGCGCCAGATAAGTCACATGTATCAGCAGATAGGCTACAACAGCATCACTGTTTCAGCTAAAAGCAACGAAGGGATAGAAGAGATGAACAGCCTGCTGCATGGCAAAACAACGTTGCTTTCCGGTCATTCCGGTGTTGGAAAATCCACGCTCATCAATATTATAGTTCCGGACCTGGAACTGAAGACTTCCGAGATTTCTGACTTCTCCGATAAAGGCGTGCACACTACCACCTTTGCCGAAATGTTTGAAGTTGATAAAGACACTTACATCATCGATACGCCGGGCATTAAGGAACTTGGTATAGTTGATATCCCTAAAAACCAGCTGGGCCACTACTTCCCGGAGATGCGCGAACGTATGAACCAATGCCGCTTTAACAACTGCACGCACTTTAACGAGCCCGGCTGCGCTATAGTAGAGGCCGTCCGCCATAACGAAATCTCCCTAACCCGTTACGAAAGCTACCTGAGTATACTGATGGGAGACGACAATAGGAAATAG
- the crcB gene encoding fluoride efflux transporter CrcB, with translation MKILLAIGAGSFIGGVGRYLLSQLIQTKSLTHFPVGTLVVNILGCFLIGVVFGFFAKGTLSDEWRLFLATGVLGGFTTFSAFSGETISLLQGGQYGPAIVYVLASVLLGLLATFLGLWLVKLV, from the coding sequence ATGAAGATACTACTGGCAATTGGGGCGGGCAGTTTTATAGGCGGCGTGGGGCGTTACCTGTTATCGCAGCTTATACAAACAAAAAGCCTGACCCATTTTCCGGTAGGTACGCTTGTAGTAAATATACTTGGCTGTTTCCTGATCGGGGTAGTATTCGGTTTTTTTGCCAAAGGGACTTTGTCGGATGAGTGGCGTTTGTTTTTGGCAACTGGTGTACTGGGTGGTTTCACCACCTTCTCGGCCTTTTCCGGAGAAACTATAAGCTTGCTGCAAGGCGGTCAGTATGGCCCGGCTATAGTTTATGTTCTGGCAAGCGTGCTGCTCGGGTTACTGGCAACTTTTCTGGGGTTGTGGCTGGTAAAACTGGTATAG
- a CDS encoding 3-deoxy-D-manno-octulosonic acid transferase: protein MKLLYDIGLKAYDGLLTVAAPFNQKAKLMLQGRENQFEKLQQAFAGNTAPVVWFHCASLGEFEQGRPVIEAFKAEFPEYKVMLTFFSPSGYEVRKNYSGADYIYYLPLDSAANARQFISIVQPKLAVFIKYEFWHYYLQELEQRHIPILSISAIFRPDQVFFKPYGEFNRNMLRRFTHIYTQNQTSLELLQTIGITNATIAGDTRFDRVLQTAATIKPIPLVDAFTSGGEVFMVGSSWPADIEVLLPLIRKYKPTIKFIIAPHEIHENGIASLMQQLGDGAVRFSKTDAQTIANYKVLVIDNIGMLSALYSYGTYAYIGGAFGKGLHNTLEAAVFGLPLFFGPKYSKFQEAVELVKLGCAMPIKNAEELLAGFEKVHTTPGARQTITDTEKQYVQEQSGATTQIMADIQRLLKR, encoded by the coding sequence TTGAAACTACTCTACGACATCGGCCTGAAAGCTTACGACGGACTACTAACCGTGGCAGCTCCTTTTAACCAGAAGGCGAAACTGATGCTACAGGGCCGTGAAAACCAGTTTGAAAAGTTGCAGCAGGCTTTTGCCGGTAACACAGCGCCGGTGGTGTGGTTTCATTGTGCCTCGTTGGGTGAGTTTGAGCAGGGCCGCCCGGTTATAGAAGCTTTTAAAGCAGAGTTTCCGGAGTACAAAGTAATGCTCACGTTCTTCTCCCCTTCCGGCTACGAAGTGCGCAAAAACTATAGCGGCGCCGATTATATTTATTACCTGCCGCTCGACAGCGCTGCCAATGCCCGTCAATTCATTTCTATAGTTCAGCCAAAGCTGGCAGTGTTTATCAAGTATGAGTTCTGGCATTATTACCTGCAGGAGCTGGAGCAACGCCATATCCCTATACTTTCCATTTCAGCTATCTTCCGGCCGGACCAGGTTTTCTTTAAGCCTTACGGGGAATTTAACCGCAACATGCTGCGCCGCTTTACGCACATCTATACCCAGAACCAAACGTCGCTGGAGCTGCTGCAAACTATAGGAATAACCAACGCAACTATAGCCGGCGATACCCGCTTTGACAGGGTGCTGCAGACAGCCGCCACTATAAAACCAATACCGTTGGTAGATGCTTTTACCAGTGGCGGCGAGGTATTTATGGTGGGTAGCAGCTGGCCTGCGGATATCGAAGTACTGTTACCGCTTATCCGGAAGTATAAACCAACTATAAAGTTTATTATTGCGCCACACGAGATCCACGAAAACGGCATTGCGAGTTTAATGCAGCAACTGGGCGATGGCGCTGTGCGTTTCTCTAAAACTGATGCCCAAACTATAGCCAACTATAAGGTACTTGTGATCGATAACATTGGCATGCTGTCGGCGCTGTATAGTTATGGGACGTATGCCTACATTGGCGGTGCTTTTGGTAAAGGTTTGCATAACACCCTGGAGGCTGCCGTATTTGGATTGCCGCTGTTTTTCGGGCCAAAGTACAGCAAGTTTCAGGAAGCCGTGGAGCTGGTAAAGCTGGGTTGCGCGATGCCTATTAAAAATGCAGAGGAATTGTTAGCCGGTTTTGAGAAAGTACATACCACACCCGGAGCGCGCCAAACTATAACCGACACCGAAAAACAATACGTACAAGAGCAGTCAGGCGCCACCACACAAATTATGGCCGATATACAGCGCCTGTTAAAAAGATAA
- a CDS encoding winged helix-turn-helix transcriptional regulator has translation MTTNNFSQDEASCPAENILKQLSGKWKPQIFRLALDGPVRFNSLLRQLPGSNKQSVATALKEMEEANILVKTVVQEKPLHIEYTLSERGLAMVAVFKSMEGFLS, from the coding sequence ATGACTACCAACAATTTTTCACAGGACGAGGCGAGCTGCCCTGCCGAGAACATTTTAAAGCAGTTATCCGGAAAGTGGAAGCCACAGATTTTCAGGCTAGCACTGGATGGGCCGGTGCGGTTTAACAGCTTGCTGCGTCAGTTGCCAGGCTCCAACAAGCAATCGGTAGCTACAGCGCTTAAAGAAATGGAAGAGGCAAATATCCTGGTTAAAACCGTGGTACAGGAAAAGCCGCTGCATATTGAGTATACTTTGTCGGAGAGAGGGTTGGCAATGGTGGCAGTTTTTAAAAGTATGGAAGGATTCCTGAGTTAA
- a CDS encoding putative quinol monooxygenase produces the protein MHNPENTKYGLHGKLTAQQGKGDELAAILLQASELLKTAKGCHLYVISKDHQNADTVWIYEVWDSKEDHDNSLQLTGVRELIGKAIPILAGQPEKGMEFTVLGGTGLN, from the coding sequence ATGCACAACCCCGAAAACACAAAATATGGCTTGCACGGCAAACTAACAGCACAACAAGGCAAAGGCGACGAACTGGCTGCTATCCTGTTGCAGGCATCGGAACTGCTTAAAACTGCGAAAGGCTGCCATTTATATGTCATCAGCAAAGACCATCAAAACGCTGATACTGTGTGGATTTATGAGGTCTGGGATTCAAAAGAAGATCATGACAACTCATTACAGCTTACAGGTGTAAGAGAATTAATTGGCAAAGCCATCCCGATTCTGGCCGGACAGCCCGAAAAAGGCATGGAATTTACTGTGCTTGGCGGCACAGGCTTAAACTAA
- a CDS encoding HAD-IB family phosphatase produces the protein MVDSTEKEIEVAVFDLNKTFYIKSSKDEFFKFISTKKPHKAAYYVQMLYYKALLKMHQIRQTEFKENFFNYLDNLPPEKVKEYAKEFWEKEYPDNFNQEIKGRLDKLKMQGVQVFCATGGLEIYVEPLFELYKIDGFFGTKTNYTDNTYLVEGKACKAEEKIARLEQHFKGQKYRIVEAYSDDKEEILDEADKAWLVKKGKIVPYKKDK, from the coding sequence ATGGTAGATAGCACCGAAAAGGAGATTGAAGTAGCAGTTTTTGACCTGAACAAGACCTTTTACATCAAGAGCTCCAAAGACGAGTTCTTTAAGTTCATCAGTACTAAAAAACCACACAAAGCTGCTTACTATGTGCAAATGCTATACTATAAAGCGCTGCTTAAAATGCACCAGATCAGGCAGACCGAGTTTAAGGAAAACTTCTTTAATTACCTGGATAACCTGCCACCCGAAAAAGTAAAAGAGTACGCCAAAGAGTTCTGGGAGAAAGAATATCCTGATAACTTTAACCAGGAGATAAAAGGCCGTTTGGATAAGCTGAAAATGCAGGGAGTACAGGTGTTTTGCGCTACTGGCGGACTTGAGATTTACGTAGAACCCTTGTTTGAGCTTTATAAGATTGATGGCTTTTTCGGGACGAAGACGAATTATACAGACAATACATACCTGGTAGAGGGCAAAGCCTGCAAAGCCGAAGAAAAGATAGCCCGTTTAGAGCAGCATTTTAAAGGCCAGAAGTATAGAATTGTAGAAGCATACTCCGACGACAAGGAAGAAATTCTGGACGAAGCAGACAAAGCCTGGCTGGTGAAAAAAGGAAAGATAGTGCCGTATAAAAAAGACAAATGA
- a CDS encoding DUF7010 family protein — MNKMTLVNADSVTKDAVQEIQHLKNAQQDMRVAYLHGYPGVIVSGMVWLISALVALYVSPDKAVWALLVGGVFIHPIGMLLNKALGASGVHAQTNPLGKLAMEGTIFMIMCLPLAYGLSFQKVEWFFQGMLLIIGGRYLHFATLYGSRLYWALGSGLGMAAFLLFAMHAPSHTTLLVGATMEILFGLVMLIMIRSRKSLL; from the coding sequence ATGAATAAAATGACATTGGTAAATGCTGATTCAGTTACAAAAGACGCTGTACAGGAAATACAGCACCTGAAAAATGCCCAACAGGATATGCGGGTTGCCTACCTGCATGGTTACCCTGGGGTGATAGTATCCGGGATGGTGTGGCTTATTTCAGCACTTGTAGCCCTATATGTATCTCCAGACAAAGCGGTTTGGGCCTTGCTTGTAGGAGGCGTCTTTATTCACCCTATTGGCATGCTGCTCAATAAAGCGCTGGGAGCGAGTGGTGTGCACGCACAGACTAATCCCCTTGGAAAACTTGCCATGGAAGGTACTATATTTATGATCATGTGCCTACCGCTGGCCTATGGGTTGTCTTTTCAGAAAGTAGAATGGTTTTTCCAGGGCATGCTTCTTATTATCGGGGGCAGGTATTTGCATTTTGCAACGCTCTATGGTTCCAGGCTCTACTGGGCACTAGGTAGTGGACTAGGGATGGCAGCCTTTCTGTTGTTTGCCATGCATGCACCTTCGCATACAACACTTTTGGTGGGCGCAACCATGGAGATCCTGTTTGGTCTTGTCATGCTTATAATGATTCGCAGCAGAAAATCGCTTCTATAA
- a CDS encoding VOC family protein codes for MASISPYLTFAGTCEEAFTFYKSVFGGDFPYVGRFKDMPSENPIPEAEGNKIMHISLPISKETTLMGSDSSDAFGHATIMGNNFSISINADNEDEAKRLFDGLSAGGKVTMPLNKTFWGALFGMFTDKFGINWMVNYDYEQK; via the coding sequence ATGGCATCAATCAGCCCTTACCTGACCTTTGCAGGCACCTGCGAAGAAGCGTTTACCTTTTACAAATCTGTTTTTGGCGGCGATTTTCCGTATGTAGGCCGTTTTAAAGACATGCCATCCGAAAACCCGATCCCGGAAGCAGAAGGAAACAAGATCATGCACATATCCCTGCCGATCAGCAAAGAAACCACATTAATGGGCTCTGATTCTTCTGATGCGTTCGGACATGCAACCATAATGGGCAACAACTTTTCTATCTCCATCAACGCCGATAACGAAGACGAGGCGAAGCGCCTGTTCGATGGTTTGTCTGCTGGTGGTAAGGTAACCATGCCGCTGAACAAAACTTTCTGGGGAGCGCTGTTCGGCATGTTCACGGATAAGTTCGGTATTAACTGGATGGTGAACTACGATTACGAGCAGAAGTAA